Part of the Imperialibacter roseus genome, TATTCTACCGGATTATTCTCTACTGGAATTTCGGCCTCAGAATCATCATGTTCCAGGGATAGCAAATAAATTTTATGACCATACGCCTTCGCTCCATGTTTTCTTAAATAAGGCAAACTATATCGCAATGCATCGATAATTTCAAGCTTCCTTAGGTGGGGAATATTTCCTTCTTCGTCATAGTCCTCGAATATATCCAGAATAAAGTGAGCCTTAATTGAGTAACTGTCCCTTTCAATTAGTGCAATTTTATATTGGCTCTGTAGCCTTTCTAAAAATTGCTCTTCACAATCAATGGCAACTTTCTTAGCATCCTTGTCATAGGTATGCATACCAAACATAGCTCTGGATGCGGATTGAATAGAAAATCGACCAATTGCTGAGACTATATCGTTTTCATTGAGATGTATCCTTTTTTCAGGCAGCAGATAACCTAACCAGAATAGAAATTCGCCAAATGCAGAGAGCTCTATATCATATCGAATTGATTCGATATTAATTTCAACAACCTCTAGCCAGTTCCGAGCATACTTAAAAATATCTTCTTTTGAAATTTCATATTCCTCAAATAACCTCACATTCCGCTGAACCCTCTCTTTCCAATTGTCATTATCCTCAAAAAATTTAATTAATGAAACTGTACCGGTGAAATCCAAATGGGCTTTAAGTGTGAGTAATGCCGTATCCTCTCTATAGATTTCATCGATTAATTTATGATGGCTTTCAATAAAAGCTTTCGTACCCAACCAAACTAGTGAATTGCACACCTTTTGACAGGAGACGTAATCATCCCAACTACAGCAATTCAATTTGTCTATGACAGTTTCTCTTTTAATGAAATCACTTCGAAAGGCACCGGTCAGAAAAACAAACAAATCGGCCCCCTCAATCAAGTCCAAGCTTTTAAGACATGTCGATTCTAAATCATGGTTACTTAGGTGAAGAAGCTGCGATATTATTTCTGATCTAATTGGATGCAATCCAATTAACCATAATTCATTTTCGGAAAATTGCAGAAGATATTCCCTCTCTAAAAAAGAGACGGCCAGTCGGAGTTTGTCAAAGCCATTGGTCTCCTGTAGTGCTTTTACACGAACTCTTGCTCCATAAGAATCCGAAAAACTCACTATTTTTAGAAGCTGAATAAATTCATGGTTCTCGTTTTCTATTCGATTTAACTGACTCTCAATTTTGGATCTTAGAGTCTTTCCTTGTGTGACTAGATATGTAAATTCCAACAAAGGTCCCTTACCTCCATAAACCAACCACGCTTCATCAAAATCAGTGAATTTCTTATCCAATAACCGCTCATTGAGGCGCTCGTATATTAATTTGGCTTCTTCTTCAGCGAATTCGAGATAGATATCTTCAAATGTAAATTCAGTACCTTTTTCAGGTGTTCTGTTCCAGTCCTCTTCCCTTATCGTCACTAAAAATTTAAAAGGTCTGCTAAATGCAAAATCTTTTAGAATCTGCATCCAATTTTGATTCCCTGGCGGGACATCAATATAGATGATTATAGGAATTTCTAATGATTTGGAAATTGCCCTTAAAGCTTGTATCTGCTCTAAAGTAGAATCTAATCGATCTAAAATAATCACTTCGTAGGTGAGCATCGGGTAATAATCACCTATAAAACGATATGCTAAAGCACTTTTTCCTTGTCCTGATGCTCCGTGAATTATGACTGAGTCATTATTGAAAAAGGATTCGGATATCCGATTTAATTTCTCATCCCTTTTTACATCAAGATTAGCCTTAATATGGGAATATTTTACACCAGTCCCTTGATAAAAACTCTCACTAAGCTTCTCAGCTTGTTCATCGTCACTAGCATTTTCTTTAATTACACGAATTGACGAATGCAGGTGTCGGTGAAAATTTTCTCTTTCATTAATAAATCTTCCAATATCATTGAGTTTTGATAAAAGACTGCGCTCGGTGACTGATCCGCCTTTCTCAGAAAGGAAGAAAAGCCAATAGTGCAAATACTCAAGAGCATGGATAGAGTCAACAGCAACAGCCTTGTTTTTAATTAAGTCGATAGTCCTTTGCTGATAGTCACTCTCAGAGAGAGCCTCAAAAAACGTATTTTCCTTCAAATAGGTGATTTGCTCCTTTTTGAAACCGTACTTTTCAAATTTTTCAATGAATACATCGATACTGGTCTCTTCTGAAAATGAATTAAGCAATGACTCACTTAACTTACCAAAACATTTCACTTGCAGTTTCGGTCTATGTCCTTTTTCAAAGGTCTCTACAGCTCTATGAAAGAACGAGCCTTTTTTACCAGAGATGAGATTCGAAAATGATAACGTACCTGTTGTAGCCTTAATCTGTATACATTCCAAAAGAATGCCATTCTGATCGAAAACATCAAGATCCTCTATTCCTTCTGGGACATAGATCAAGTCAGGATTTCCATCCTCCATTACTCTATGTATAGAATAAAGTGCTTGAGTTCTATATCCCTTTAGAGCATTGATTGCACCAAGGTTCCCTTGCGTAATTTCCTTTTGCATTGGTTTATCTATCTCAAAAAGCCCTTGATAAATCGGTTCGCAATCAACATGATAGCTGACTCAATATACTGGTTGTGCTTCTTAATTCTAGGTTAATTACTAGGTAAGTGATCAGCTAGCCCCACCTATACGATCCTTCCCTCTGAGTACAGATCGTACGCTGTCGTAAGCGACTCAAGGCCGGTTCCTTGCTATGTCCCCAGCTGCTATTGCCGAGCTTTGCTGCTCAGATGAGTTAGGCCGATTTCTCAAAAAAAGGATGTATCGAAACATTATCTGTATCCTAAAAGAGCCTTCAGGTTAGGTAATAACGTGATTAAATCGTTGTCTATATCTTTGATGAATATCGGCATTTGATCTTCGATCACAAATTGCAATTCAAAGCTATTAGAAGAGTTATACAATGCTATTCGGTCAAAAGCCGATATAGCTTTATCGTCGAATATTTGCAGGCCTCTGGTAAATCTTTCTCTAATCGTGGACTCACTCACTGCGTGGCCGCCTTTCCTGACTCTTTCCTGGACACGCTGAATTGCAATGGTAGGATCGGTCAGCGCCAAGAAGTATAGAATCGTTGCATAACCCAATTTCTTAGCTTTTTTTGCTAGTTGGATATTGTATTCTGAGTGGAAATTTGTTTCGTAGGCTACCGACTTATCTTGTGAAAATGAATGAGACAAATACGATTCAAATTTTGAGTTGATAGACTCCCTGATTCCTTCGGCAAGCAGGGGATCAAAGTCAAATTTTCTCCATACTGATTGGAATTCCTTATCCCAATCAAAGGCTTCTATCTCATACGGCCTAAGTATTTCTTTACTCGTAGTCGACTTGCCGGCACCGTTGGGTCCGGCAATGACAATAAAAAATGGCGACGAGCTGAATTCAGATTTTTTCTGCAACAACTATCACTTTTGGAGCGACTAACTGCTTTTTCCCTCCACGGGATGCCTTTTCTCTCTTTAAAGCCTCATTCATTGCTTTTTCAGCTCTTAATGCGTCTTTTACTGCGTCTTTCATATTAACAAATATACAAATTTATTCGCACTCAGGAATTTCCTCGGCAGCTGAAAGCAAGGTTTGTGGCTGCGATAAAACATATACAGCCAAATTTGCAGCCGAAGCCTTTGTTCCTGCACTCCGTTGAACAAATCTCCAACCAAAAAGTACCTTATTGACTCTGGGTACTAACAAGCGGCCACCATCGCCCCGACTATAGGTTCAACCAAACTCCTGTCAATGCAAAACCTAACTTCCTACCTTCGCTTCCTTTCCCGCCACAAAACGCTCAGCTTCATCAATGTTTTCGGGCTGGCTATTGGCTTTGCCGCCTGCATTTTCATTGGCTTGTACATCACCGAAGAGCTCAGCTACGACCAGTACCACGAGAAGCTCGACCGAATCTATGTGGTCACTTCGCAGATCAACTCGGGCGAATCGGTCACCAAAGTGTCTACCGCTCCGGGAGCGCTCACACCCATGCTGAAGCAGGACTTTCCCGAAGTGGAGGAGGCAGTGCGAACAACCTCCATGACTGTTCGGTCAGTCAAGTACGGCTCCAACATCTTTCAGGAGAATGACATGTTCCAAGCCGACCCGGAAATCTTTCAGGTACTTACTTTCCCCTTCGTTGAAGGAGACCCCGGCACCGCCCTCACAGCTCCCAATAGTATTGTGCTGACAAAAACCCTGGCTGAGAAGTACTTTGGCGCAGAAGAGCCCATGGGCAAAGTGCTTACCATCAATGAGCAGCCCTACCAGGTCACGGGGCTCATGCACGACATTCCGACGACTACCGACCTTAAATTTACCGCCCTGGTGTCAATGGACAGCCAGGCAGAGAAAGGATGGTTCGATTTTGAATACCATACTTATGTGCTGCTCAAAGAACAATACCTTCAATCCGATCCAGCGCTCATTTCCTTCAAAGAACGAATGGTGAGCGAGGCTGAAAAAACCCTTAACGACCTGCTGGACGAGGCTGACCTCACCATCGCCATGCCGGTGGAGTCACTGAGTGGCGTTCATTTTCGGGAGCCCACTTACGACGACACGCCTAAAGGCAATATGGCCTTCATTTCTATCATCGCTTCAGTGGCGCTGCTCATGTTGGTCATCGGCAGCATCAATTTCATCAACTTTTCTCTGGTGCAGTCTCTCGAACGAGGCCGGGAAGTGGGCATCCGTAAGATTGTTGGCGCCCGTTTCCCTCAGCTAGTTTTTAAATACCTCAGCGAATCGGTGCTCATCGCCCTGATGGCTTTTATCATTGCCATGCTAATGGTGGTGGTGGCCATGCCGCTGTTCAATGAAATTACCGGTAAAAGCTTCGAAGCCATCCGCCTGTTCAATTTCACCTTCCTCTCGCTCTCTTTTGCCACAGTGCTGCTGGTGGGTGTGCTGGCTGGCAGCTTTCCAGCTTTTTTCACTTCCTCTATTCAACCTTTACAGGCGCTGAAAGGAAAAATCACTGGCATCCGGGGTCAATGGTTCCGCAAAGCCTCCATATTGGTGCAGTTTGCCATTGCCATGGGACTGATCATTTGTACGCTGCTTATCCACCGGCAAATGCGATTCATGAGTAACTACGACATGGGTTTCCGTAAAGAGAACGTGGTAGTGATCGACACACCTGACGATTCGCTGGCGGCAGGAAGTCTGAATGTGTTCAAACAGATTTTGTTACAAAACAGCGCCATAGAAAAGGTGTCGGGTACGGGCTACGGTGCCATCCCCGACGAAGAACCCCGAAAAGGCACTTTGGGCGTAAAACCCGATGGCGAAAGCAGGCTGGTGAATGTGTTCACTGTTGATGCAGACTACCTTCCGACGCTGGACGTAGCGCTGCTTGAAGGGCGTAACTTTGACGCAACCCGCCCTGGAGATAAACATACCACCGCCATTGTGAATACAGCATTCGCTCAACTTTGGGGCTGGGACGATCCCCTCAGCGAGCAGGTGCATGCCGATGGCTCGGTAAAAGTTGTGGGTGTGATGGAGGACTATTATTTCCAGTCTCTTCATGTGGGGGTGGAGCCCACAATCATCATGTTTGGCGATGACGTTACCGTGCATATGCTGGTGCGTTTCCGGGCCGACTACCCAGTGGCTGATCAAATGCCTTTGTTGGAGCAAGAGTGGAAAAATCTTTTTCCGAACGACCCTTTTAGCGCCCATTTCCTGGATCAATCCCTGGCCGCTCAGTACGATCAGGAAGACAGAGCCCTTACCCTGTTCACTTCCTTCAGCGTACTCACCATCATGGTCTCGTGTCTGGGGCTTTTTGGCCTCTGCTCCCTCACCATTTCACAAAGGAAAAAGGAAGTGGGCGTTCGCAAAATCATTGGTGCCAGCTATGGCTCCATCGTGAGACTATTTTCAACGGAATACCTGATGCTCATTGGTCTCTCGTTCGTCATGATCGCACCGGTTTGCTTCTGGCTGGTGTCCCAATGGCTGCAGTCCTTTGCGCTGAGAGACGGCATCAGCCCCTGGGCGTTTGTGGCAGCCTGTCTTGGCGTGCTTGTGCTTGGGATAACTACCGTTGTACTTAGTATTGGAAGAACATGGAACACAAACCCAGCGAGTTTGATTAGGGACTAAAGTGTTATCGGCAGCAGCCCCTTCTCCCCCAGGTGGGCTTTAATCTCCTCATGGTCCCTCCAAAACTTGGCCGTTACCTCGCCAAATGCCTTTTGAAATTCAGGCCAATCTTTGATAGGTTCAAACATGGGATCCATATCCAGCAATAGCACCCAAATGTAGAAGTTATCCTGTTTTGAAAACAAGGTCACCTCCTCGATGGCTTTTGGCCAATCTTTCAAATAGGCGAAGTGTGCGGCCTGGTTCACATGCATGTAAATCGTCGGGTCGTTGTCGGCATACTGTTTATAGCGACTGACGAATAGCCGGGCCTCCTCATTAAAACCCATTTTTTCATACACAGCCCCAATCTTAAGGTTGGCGTGGGCATACAAATCAAGATGAAGGCTGTCCTTCAGGTTGACGAATTTTTTGTAGTAACGGTAAGAATTTTCATAGTCCCTCAGCAC contains:
- a CDS encoding zeta toxin family protein; protein product: MLQKKSEFSSSPFFIVIAGPNGAGKSTTSKEILRPYEIEAFDWDKEFQSVWRKFDFDPLLAEGIRESINSKFESYLSHSFSQDKSVAYETNFHSEYNIQLAKKAKKLGYATILYFLALTDPTIAIQRVQERVRKGGHAVSESTIRERFTRGLQIFDDKAISAFDRIALYNSSNSFELQFVIEDQMPIFIKDIDNDLITLLPNLKALLGYR
- a CDS encoding ABC transporter permease, which codes for MQNLTSYLRFLSRHKTLSFINVFGLAIGFAACIFIGLYITEELSYDQYHEKLDRIYVVTSQINSGESVTKVSTAPGALTPMLKQDFPEVEEAVRTTSMTVRSVKYGSNIFQENDMFQADPEIFQVLTFPFVEGDPGTALTAPNSIVLTKTLAEKYFGAEEPMGKVLTINEQPYQVTGLMHDIPTTTDLKFTALVSMDSQAEKGWFDFEYHTYVLLKEQYLQSDPALISFKERMVSEAEKTLNDLLDEADLTIAMPVESLSGVHFREPTYDDTPKGNMAFISIIASVALLMLVIGSINFINFSLVQSLERGREVGIRKIVGARFPQLVFKYLSESVLIALMAFIIAMLMVVVAMPLFNEITGKSFEAIRLFNFTFLSLSFATVLLVGVLAGSFPAFFTSSIQPLQALKGKITGIRGQWFRKASILVQFAIAMGLIICTLLIHRQMRFMSNYDMGFRKENVVVIDTPDDSLAAGSLNVFKQILLQNSAIEKVSGTGYGAIPDEEPRKGTLGVKPDGESRLVNVFTVDADYLPTLDVALLEGRNFDATRPGDKHTTAIVNTAFAQLWGWDDPLSEQVHADGSVKVVGVMEDYYFQSLHVGVEPTIIMFGDDVTVHMLVRFRADYPVADQMPLLEQEWKNLFPNDPFSAHFLDQSLAAQYDQEDRALTLFTSFSVLTIMVSCLGLFGLCSLTISQRKKEVGVRKIIGASYGSIVRLFSTEYLMLIGLSFVMIAPVCFWLVSQWLQSFALRDGISPWAFVAACLGVLVLGITTVVLSIGRTWNTNPASLIRD